The following are encoded in a window of Halosolutus halophilus genomic DNA:
- a CDS encoding glycosyltransferase family 2 protein yields MISVVIPVYNQPELLTEALEGVREQTTENLEVVVVDDASEVDLTRVIDGLGDWVRLVEHEHNRGAAEARNTGIKAAHGDYIAFLDADDTWEPTKIEEQLDMFERGDDDLGLVYTGFVQYETDGSEWVRYPEASGDIYVQELERDRVHPTSTVMVRRDVIEDVGGFDPSLPSRQDYDLWIRITEHYEVDYVDEILVDKHEQPDSISKDFDSRIEGDLAVFEKVKERASDFGFITRSRIFSYHHHVIGRDYESNGDRWQALKHLGLAILRYPFRPISYAMFVIALFGIDRNGRFLTFAKQFLR; encoded by the coding sequence ATGATAAGCGTCGTCATACCTGTGTACAATCAACCTGAACTCTTGACAGAGGCACTCGAGGGTGTCCGTGAACAGACTACTGAAAATCTGGAAGTAGTCGTTGTGGACGACGCGTCAGAGGTTGACCTAACTCGAGTTATTGACGGACTCGGCGACTGGGTTCGACTGGTCGAACACGAACATAACCGTGGTGCAGCCGAAGCAAGGAACACCGGTATCAAAGCCGCACACGGGGACTATATTGCATTTCTCGACGCTGACGACACCTGGGAACCCACGAAAATTGAGGAGCAACTCGACATGTTTGAACGCGGTGACGACGACCTCGGACTCGTCTATACGGGGTTCGTACAATATGAAACGGACGGCAGCGAGTGGGTCCGGTACCCCGAGGCGTCCGGCGACATTTACGTGCAGGAACTAGAACGTGACCGAGTGCATCCGACCTCCACGGTGATGGTTCGGAGGGACGTCATAGAGGACGTCGGCGGGTTTGACCCGTCGCTGCCGAGTCGACAAGACTACGACCTCTGGATTCGCATCACAGAGCACTACGAGGTCGATTACGTGGACGAAATCCTCGTTGATAAGCACGAACAACCGGACAGCATCTCGAAGGACTTCGATAGCAGAATTGAAGGAGATCTCGCTGTCTTCGAAAAGGTCAAGGAACGAGCGTCGGACTTCGGCTTCATCACCCGTAGCCGCATCTTCTCGTACCACCACCACGTTATCGGACGGGACTACGAGTCGAACGGCGACCGCTGGCAGGCATTGAAGCACCTCGGACTCGCCATCCTCCGCTATCCATTCAGACCCATCTCGTATGCAATGTTCGTCATCGCGTTGTTCGGCATCGACAGGAACGGGCGATTTTTGACGTTCGCCAAGCAGTTCCTTCGGTGA
- a CDS encoding glycosyltransferase, giving the protein MTDYIGVVIPAYQPDIPTLKTYIEHIESEISPTVVRIEIDVPTQEHIDQLSEMGVEIGVSKQRRGKGAAIMAGFDALGTDICLFADADGSVPASSLAGIIQPITTGEADVSIGSRRHPSSNIITHQTVLRRFLGDVFALGAQYMLPTQCQDYQCGAKAVTADAWSSIAHHCYEPGFAWDLEFVSVAGSLGYKIAEVPVTWEDHPESTVNPLTTSVELGSALIDVKRRTDAIATSPRYRDVDSTDESDLMGIGSDGD; this is encoded by the coding sequence ATGACTGATTATATTGGAGTCGTTATTCCTGCATATCAGCCGGATATCCCGACTCTCAAAACGTATATTGAACACATAGAGTCGGAAATTTCTCCTACAGTCGTCCGAATCGAAATTGACGTCCCTACTCAAGAACACATCGATCAGCTTTCTGAGATGGGTGTTGAAATCGGAGTTTCTAAACAACGACGTGGTAAAGGCGCCGCGATTATGGCCGGCTTCGACGCCCTTGGTACAGATATCTGTCTCTTTGCAGATGCTGACGGGTCGGTCCCTGCATCCTCGCTCGCCGGCATCATTCAGCCGATTACAACTGGCGAGGCCGATGTAAGTATTGGATCTCGACGACACCCATCGTCGAATATCATCACCCACCAGACAGTCCTCCGTCGGTTCCTCGGCGACGTTTTCGCTCTCGGAGCCCAATATATGCTACCTACCCAGTGCCAGGACTATCAGTGCGGTGCGAAAGCAGTGACAGCCGATGCATGGTCGTCAATCGCCCATCACTGCTATGAACCTGGCTTTGCGTGGGACCTTGAGTTTGTATCTGTTGCAGGGTCGCTCGGATACAAAATTGCGGAGGTGCCGGTCACGTGGGAAGACCATCCAGAATCGACAGTGAATCCACTAACGACCTCGGTTGAATTGGGAAGCGCCTTGATCGATGTGAAGCGCCGAACCGATGCGATCGCGACAAGTCCGCGGTATCGGGATGTGGATTCAACAGATGAATCAGACCTCATGGGGATCGGAAGCGATGGCGACTGA
- the aglF gene encoding UTP--glucose-1-phosphate uridylyltransferase AglF, producing MQAVVLAAGKGTRLRPLTEDKPKVLVEVDEKPLIEDVFDNLIEIGATEFVVVVGYQKERIIERYGDEYAGVPITYAHQREQLGLAHAILQAEPHIDDDFMLMLGDNVFRANLGDVINRQREERADAAFLVEEVPYEEASRYGVCDTNEYGEIVEVMEKPDDPPTNLVMTGFYTFTPAIFHACHLVQPSDRGEYELPDAIDLLIQSGRTIDAIRMDGWRIDVGYPEDRDRAEERLAEPVTVQTE from the coding sequence ATGCAAGCAGTCGTTTTAGCAGCCGGAAAGGGAACCCGCCTCCGGCCGCTCACCGAAGACAAGCCGAAGGTCCTCGTCGAAGTCGACGAGAAACCCCTCATAGAGGACGTCTTCGACAACCTCATCGAGATCGGTGCGACAGAGTTCGTCGTCGTCGTGGGCTACCAGAAAGAACGGATCATCGAGCGCTACGGCGACGAGTACGCGGGCGTCCCGATCACCTACGCCCACCAGCGCGAGCAACTCGGCCTCGCACACGCGATCCTCCAGGCCGAACCCCACATCGACGACGACTTCATGCTCATGCTCGGGGACAACGTCTTCCGTGCGAACCTCGGCGACGTGATCAACCGTCAGCGGGAAGAGCGCGCCGACGCCGCGTTCCTCGTCGAGGAAGTGCCCTACGAGGAGGCCTCCCGCTACGGCGTCTGCGACACTAACGAGTACGGAGAGATCGTCGAGGTGATGGAGAAACCCGACGATCCCCCCACCAATCTCGTCATGACTGGCTTCTACACCTTCACACCAGCCATCTTCCACGCCTGTCACCTCGTCCAGCCGTCCGATCGCGGCGAGTACGAACTCCCGGATGCGATCGATCTGCTCATCCAGTCGGGCCGGACGATCGACGCGATCCGGATGGACGGCTGGCGGATCGACGTCGGGTACCCGGAGGACCGCGATCGGGCCGAAGAGCGGTTGGCGGAACCCGTTACCGTTCAGACGGAGTGA
- a CDS encoding glycosyltransferase family 87 protein gives MNINRRTISAVVGFIILLGGVRTALRLLISGPSTLFIDFGVYYQAAEYALDGQSLYTADYSSIPNTGSRWLYLPIYTILFIPFTVFPYPVATILWATATALILVVSVAHLSNQLFPSLTTPETVVLGVAVLTFPPILSALFLGQVTPMITAALCLYAGSLVTDRENNLIPGGTATLVAITKPTYLPVGTPLLRSPRRLLGALVVGSVTLIAGVSIFGLDQHIVYLEVLQDGKGWGTESHLSPNEWRVTTYMPWYYLYPHHLFANAAVILTTLLATFLTWAQRDRETELYVLALGLFTVPLATPSPGILDLSIAVPGILVLTALENQRSGGQPIIPVGAAALIATHPFLVEFLAGDVTRGLPVVGAIAEVLLPALPALSPALWASLILFALPLWRLLSQTTRVPTDQTHHLSP, from the coding sequence ATGAATATCAACCGACGCACTATTTCTGCTGTTGTAGGGTTCATAATTCTGTTAGGGGGGGTTCGAACGGCCCTCAGACTCCTGATATCTGGTCCATCAACGCTTTTCATCGATTTTGGTGTGTACTACCAAGCAGCTGAATACGCTCTTGACGGACAGTCGCTGTATACCGCAGATTATTCCAGTATCCCGAATACTGGAAGTCGATGGCTCTATCTACCGATCTACACCATCCTGTTCATTCCGTTCACTGTGTTTCCGTATCCGGTTGCGACAATCCTCTGGGCCACAGCCACCGCACTTATTCTCGTTGTTTCAGTAGCCCACCTCTCAAATCAGCTGTTTCCATCTCTCACCACGCCGGAAACAGTTGTTCTCGGTGTTGCTGTACTCACATTCCCGCCGATTCTCTCTGCACTCTTTTTAGGACAGGTGACTCCCATGATTACTGCTGCGTTGTGTCTCTACGCTGGTTCTCTCGTAACAGATCGCGAAAACAACCTTATTCCCGGTGGGACTGCTACACTGGTGGCGATAACCAAACCAACCTACCTCCCAGTTGGTACCCCACTTCTCCGGTCGCCAAGACGACTTCTCGGTGCACTCGTTGTCGGGTCAGTCACTCTCATCGCTGGAGTGTCCATTTTCGGGCTTGACCAACACATCGTCTATCTCGAAGTCCTGCAAGACGGAAAGGGATGGGGGACCGAGTCTCATCTCTCACCGAATGAATGGCGAGTGACGACGTATATGCCCTGGTACTATCTTTACCCTCATCATCTGTTCGCGAACGCCGCAGTTATCCTAACGACGCTCCTCGCAACCTTCCTAACATGGGCGCAGCGGGATCGGGAAACTGAATTATATGTACTCGCTCTCGGGCTTTTCACAGTTCCGTTAGCAACGCCATCACCGGGCATTTTGGACCTCTCGATAGCGGTCCCGGGTATACTTGTCTTGACGGCTCTCGAAAATCAACGATCGGGTGGGCAACCGATTATCCCGGTTGGTGCTGCGGCGCTGATTGCCACTCATCCATTTCTGGTAGAGTTTTTAGCTGGCGATGTCACGAGGGGTCTGCCCGTCGTAGGGGCGATCGCAGAGGTATTACTTCCAGCACTTCCAGCACTATCACCCGCTTTATGGGCATCTTTGATCCTCTTTGCACTCCCACTTTGGCGGTTACTCAGCCAGACGACTCGCGTACCGACTGACCAGACCCACCATCTGTCTCCTTAA
- a CDS encoding GtrA family protein: MATESKIDALAQTTRIGQFVSVGVVGAVIETIIVAILTTLFGVGPLIAKAAGSETSISTMFVVNDRWTFATHGTNGYLATLRRWGKSHIVRIGGLFVAFAVLFVLTSLVEISLTVGTVDLWPTVANLIGIGVGMVLNYVAESLFTWRV, encoded by the coding sequence ATGGCGACTGAGTCGAAAATTGACGCGCTCGCTCAGACAACTCGGATTGGGCAGTTCGTTTCTGTTGGGGTTGTTGGTGCGGTTATTGAGACGATCATCGTCGCGATTTTGACCACATTATTCGGTGTCGGGCCGCTCATCGCGAAAGCAGCGGGTTCCGAGACGTCAATTTCGACGATGTTTGTGGTCAACGATCGGTGGACATTCGCAACCCACGGGACCAATGGATACCTTGCTACCCTTCGCCGATGGGGGAAGTCCCATATCGTCCGTATCGGTGGGCTATTTGTCGCATTTGCTGTGCTTTTTGTACTGACGAGCCTAGTCGAAATATCGCTAACGGTGGGTACTGTCGATCTCTGGCCGACAGTTGCAAATTTGATCGGAATTGGCGTGGGGATGGTACTTAATTACGTTGCAGAATCGCTGTTTACATGGCGTGTTTAA
- a CDS encoding sulfatase-like hydrolase/transferase has translation MDNAPDILWLSLESVRADHTPMYGYKRDTTPSLDRFASQPATTVFDNGIAQSLWTPASSASMLTGTYLSTHRVGQDGRAEKKLPAAIDTLPELLSDIGYETALFSPNPYVSEATGLDRGFDHTTSVKAVPESYSPFQSDARIYWSEGLRRILRSRKPNIVRIKHELKTTENEVLEHHAKRWLNSTGANADQFFAYMHIPGPHHPYFPNTDYLNCFTDEISFSAEEAYNLVEDIYYGGSVAIKRRMAEGLDLSANEWEAIEAMYDATLRHMDDTVDALISKARSVSDSLVVVVVGDHGELFGEHGLIGHNLILHDNLIEVPMLISGIPDATTDETTLTQQIDLTYTLGEITGVTTDQFEGQDIRNTGRKYAISQRGRANLTSYTQYNNSFDTERFFKDPYTVVRSEEYKLASNQNRTELYRLPDEDTDVKKHCDDVMAELRSVIDREAIEWTVGEQKRESHFGDSQLEQLKDLGYLS, from the coding sequence ATGGATAATGCACCAGATATTCTCTGGCTGAGTTTGGAGAGCGTTCGTGCCGATCATACACCCATGTATGGCTACAAACGCGATACGACACCATCTCTTGACCGATTTGCGAGCCAGCCGGCCACTACGGTGTTTGACAATGGAATCGCACAGTCTCTTTGGACTCCAGCCTCTTCCGCCTCAATGCTGACCGGGACGTACCTTTCTACCCACCGCGTCGGGCAGGACGGACGTGCAGAAAAAAAACTTCCCGCAGCTATCGACACGCTCCCAGAACTACTCAGTGATATAGGTTACGAGACTGCACTATTTTCTCCGAATCCGTACGTTAGTGAAGCAACGGGACTTGACAGAGGATTTGACCATACCACATCTGTAAAGGCTGTCCCGGAAAGCTATTCACCGTTCCAGTCAGATGCGAGAATCTATTGGTCGGAAGGGCTGCGCAGAATTCTACGGTCCAGAAAACCGAACATTGTACGTATCAAGCACGAATTGAAGACCACAGAGAACGAGGTGCTTGAACACCACGCGAAACGGTGGCTAAATTCGACGGGTGCAAACGCTGATCAATTTTTCGCGTATATGCACATCCCCGGCCCGCACCACCCATACTTCCCGAACACCGACTACTTGAACTGCTTCACCGACGAGATCTCGTTCTCTGCAGAAGAAGCGTACAACCTCGTGGAAGACATCTACTACGGAGGTTCGGTAGCGATTAAACGGAGGATGGCTGAAGGGCTTGACTTGTCCGCCAACGAGTGGGAGGCGATTGAGGCTATGTATGACGCGACACTCCGACACATGGACGACACCGTTGATGCCCTAATTTCGAAGGCGCGGTCCGTCTCGGACTCCCTCGTAGTCGTCGTCGTCGGTGATCACGGCGAACTTTTCGGAGAACACGGCCTCATTGGCCACAATTTGATTCTACATGACAATCTGATTGAGGTTCCAATGCTCATTTCGGGGATACCAGACGCTACCACAGACGAAACTACTTTGACACAGCAAATTGATCTAACATACACTCTAGGTGAAATTACTGGTGTAACGACTGATCAATTTGAGGGACAAGATATCCGTAATACTGGTCGAAAGTATGCAATCAGTCAACGAGGGCGGGCGAATCTAACCTCATATACACAATATAACAATTCTTTCGACACCGAACGCTTTTTCAAAGATCCGTACACTGTAGTTCGAAGTGAAGAGTACAAATTGGCCTCTAACCAGAATCGAACCGAACTCTATCGACTTCCAGACGAAGATACAGACGTTAAGAAACACTGTGACGATGTGATGGCGGAGCTAAGATCTGTCATTGACCGAGAGGCGATTGAATGGACAGTCGGAGAGCAAAAGCGAGAATCGCACTTCGGCGATTCGCAACTTGAACAGCTGAAAGATCTGGGGTACTTGTCCTAA
- a CDS encoding YegP family protein, giving the protein MAFARSVHRHLRRLTERAVGAPDSTYDCIAPCLGSDAPRDSAVIAARDRARQEFTHRLQPGSGTRCLSLLLGGLGLASIGILSSGWVGQSTGMDTEVVVILAGILIVLSLLAFALGLAAKRKFVVADGGATVTPAFPTGDTPESAQIAVVQDATGDWTWSVLHLETRAESTDRATTRAAATEQIERLQATIGSAGLLEVSESAFRLAADRDGAWRWTLVRADGSRVSAATREFDGRDDAETAVSFLKEHGPDADLIDVEGGAFTLAEHRERWHWQLVDDERTPLAESETGYAGQEEADAAAETFADRFAQAEVLDVDHVGVELHERGDGWAWRIVDDADTVVADSIGTFDTRRDAESAANAVLPALESVAVIVSGEPTFERYRSGGEWHWRLVDETDHVIARSAAGTPERGGTDRAIERFGETARDAAVVEIEAAEYEVYPASETAEDRTAPAAGTDSRSAAVADGAGTPVPETAAETTDAESGWHWRLVTDDREVVAASSDPYADAESASAAIERVREQARDAEFIEFENAAFRVYESDAGEWRWRLLDEDGTVLADSGAEHASRGDAAEAMLTLKEQAPDADVLEIETAAFELFVTADDEWGWRLIDGTGRLVAKDPATHPTREAARGAMIRLLDHLESDVRTMDRPIFQVSGADDWHWRFVLPTGETVAVAATTDPTRDALVENLSAVRETAATAGDASIDDVAIQLYDSGDWHWRLLDRDREELADGTGSYPDREAALEAVETLTSHADEAPIFTIEDAAIRLDDGDGWSWDLVDRDREVIASAATAVDTKRELVADIADVRRLAPLAEPVEFGVASFDLVATEDDRWRWQLRDEDGRVVAIGSDRYDSKETARDAVSEVRRLIDRASVLAIDSAAFELHADDDEWVWRLVDEYDSTMVESTQTYATRTAAREAIADLKAHVPDGEITVDE; this is encoded by the coding sequence ATGGCTTTCGCGCGTTCCGTACACCGACACCTGCGGCGACTCACCGAACGCGCGGTCGGTGCGCCGGACTCGACGTACGACTGTATCGCACCCTGTCTGGGCAGCGACGCACCGCGGGATTCTGCGGTCATCGCCGCCCGCGATCGGGCCCGCCAGGAGTTCACGCACCGTCTTCAGCCCGGGAGCGGCACACGGTGTCTGAGCCTACTTCTCGGCGGGCTTGGGTTGGCGTCGATCGGGATTCTCTCCTCGGGCTGGGTGGGGCAGAGTACGGGGATGGATACCGAAGTGGTCGTCATCCTGGCCGGGATCCTGATCGTCCTGAGCCTCCTCGCGTTCGCGCTCGGCCTGGCCGCGAAACGGAAATTCGTCGTCGCCGACGGAGGCGCGACCGTGACACCAGCGTTCCCGACCGGAGACACCCCGGAGAGCGCCCAGATCGCGGTGGTACAGGACGCAACCGGCGACTGGACGTGGTCCGTCCTGCATCTGGAGACCCGCGCGGAAAGCACGGACCGGGCCACGACGCGAGCGGCGGCAACGGAGCAGATCGAGCGGTTGCAGGCCACGATCGGCTCTGCCGGCCTGCTGGAGGTGTCCGAGTCGGCGTTCCGGCTGGCCGCCGATCGTGACGGGGCCTGGCGGTGGACGCTGGTACGCGCCGACGGCAGTCGCGTCAGCGCCGCCACCCGCGAGTTCGACGGCCGCGACGACGCCGAGACCGCGGTGAGTTTCCTGAAAGAGCACGGGCCCGACGCCGATCTGATCGACGTCGAGGGCGGCGCGTTCACGCTCGCCGAGCACCGCGAGCGGTGGCACTGGCAGCTGGTCGACGACGAGCGAACCCCGCTCGCCGAGAGCGAAACCGGCTACGCGGGCCAGGAGGAAGCCGACGCTGCCGCCGAGACGTTCGCGGACCGGTTCGCCCAGGCGGAGGTGCTCGACGTCGACCACGTCGGTGTCGAACTGCACGAGCGGGGTGACGGCTGGGCGTGGCGGATCGTCGACGACGCGGACACCGTCGTCGCCGACTCGATCGGCACGTTCGACACCCGCCGGGATGCCGAGAGCGCCGCGAACGCCGTGCTTCCGGCGCTGGAATCGGTTGCGGTCATCGTCTCCGGCGAGCCGACCTTCGAGCGGTACCGGTCCGGCGGGGAGTGGCACTGGCGGCTCGTCGACGAGACCGATCACGTCATCGCCCGATCGGCTGCCGGGACGCCGGAGCGCGGCGGCACGGACCGGGCCATCGAGCGGTTCGGGGAGACCGCCCGCGACGCGGCGGTCGTCGAAATCGAGGCCGCGGAGTACGAGGTCTACCCCGCGTCCGAGACCGCCGAGGACCGGACCGCACCGGCGGCTGGGACCGACAGTCGATCCGCGGCCGTCGCGGACGGTGCGGGCACGCCGGTCCCCGAAACGGCCGCGGAGACGACCGACGCCGAGTCGGGCTGGCACTGGCGACTCGTGACCGACGACCGCGAGGTCGTCGCCGCGAGTTCCGACCCCTACGCCGACGCCGAGTCGGCCAGCGCGGCGATCGAGCGGGTTCGCGAGCAGGCCCGCGACGCCGAGTTCATCGAGTTCGAGAACGCGGCGTTTCGCGTCTACGAGAGCGACGCCGGCGAGTGGCGCTGGCGGCTGCTCGACGAGGACGGGACCGTACTCGCCGACAGCGGCGCGGAACACGCCTCGCGAGGCGACGCCGCGGAGGCGATGCTGACGCTAAAAGAGCAGGCCCCCGACGCGGACGTACTGGAGATCGAGACCGCGGCGTTCGAACTGTTCGTCACCGCGGACGACGAGTGGGGCTGGCGGCTGATCGACGGCACCGGTCGACTCGTCGCCAAGGATCCAGCCACGCATCCGACCCGGGAGGCCGCCCGCGGCGCGATGATCCGTCTGCTCGACCATCTCGAGTCGGACGTTCGCACGATGGACCGACCGATTTTCCAGGTCTCTGGAGCCGACGACTGGCACTGGCGATTCGTCCTCCCGACGGGCGAAACCGTCGCGGTCGCCGCCACCACCGATCCGACCCGGGACGCCCTCGTCGAGAACCTGTCGGCCGTCCGCGAGACCGCGGCCACTGCCGGCGACGCGTCGATCGACGACGTCGCGATCCAGCTCTACGACAGCGGCGACTGGCACTGGCGGCTGCTCGACCGCGACCGCGAGGAACTCGCCGACGGAACGGGATCGTATCCCGATCGCGAGGCGGCGCTGGAGGCGGTCGAGACGCTCACGTCCCACGCCGACGAGGCACCGATCTTCACGATCGAGGACGCGGCGATCCGTCTCGACGACGGCGACGGGTGGAGCTGGGACCTCGTCGATCGCGACCGCGAGGTGATCGCCAGTGCGGCCACCGCCGTCGACACCAAGAGGGAACTCGTGGCGGACATCGCCGACGTCCGTCGGCTCGCACCGCTGGCCGAACCGGTGGAGTTCGGTGTCGCGTCGTTCGACCTCGTTGCGACCGAGGACGATCGCTGGCGGTGGCAACTTCGCGACGAAGACGGACGGGTCGTCGCGATCGGCTCGGATCGCTACGACTCGAAGGAGACCGCTCGCGACGCGGTCTCGGAGGTCCGTCGGCTGATCGACCGGGCGAGCGTCCTCGCGATCGACAGCGCCGCCTTCGAACTGCACGCGGACGACGACGAGTGGGTGTGGCGGCTGGTCGACGAATACGACTCGACGATGGTCGAGAGCACGCAGACCTACGCGACGCGCACTGCTGCTCGGGAGGCGATCGCCGATCTGAAAGCCCACGTGCCCGACGGCGAGATCACGGTCGACGAGTGA
- a CDS encoding sulfatase-like hydrolase/transferase → MTRNVVLLCLDTVRYDHFERHADDLQAIASHSFEECRTASTWSVPSHASMFTGVLPHEHGFHSATPAFSDLDREDTFLSDLEGFRFVGVSANPYASPVFGFDKLFDDFYHVESSMPYTEGLSPSKFWHKSSTEDWTRYIEFLKLCVQHDHPVKSLANGVASQTENLFQKLPVVKPFDDGCKRILSRTRRVLDESEQPMFVFVNIMDAHGPLTNVRGYDQSLIAKEHRNRSPDIDALAMNMDGTFDEHEEDIASYRDLYAAAVEYTTRRVAEFCKRVDDDTAVVVTADHGEQLDDETGGRRFGHVTPDMAETLLHVPLTVINADLSVDESKPISHLDLGNLVTAIATETEFEKRQPLTAEVAGLGVAHPPSDHEDFDYWNRMSRCVYLDDGASKYVWNSLGVARHYERNGGEYVLEHKGDPDLIPADATGLFTRDIGDMRADGKTADVDAAVESKLEELGYL, encoded by the coding sequence ATGACTCGGAACGTTGTTCTACTCTGTCTTGACACTGTCCGCTACGACCACTTCGAGCGACATGCCGACGACTTACAGGCAATTGCGTCCCACTCCTTCGAAGAGTGCCGGACAGCGAGTACGTGGAGCGTTCCGAGCCACGCGAGTATGTTCACGGGCGTCTTACCCCACGAACACGGGTTCCACTCCGCCACGCCGGCGTTCAGCGATCTCGATCGCGAGGACACGTTCCTCTCGGATCTCGAGGGCTTCCGGTTCGTCGGCGTGAGCGCGAACCCATACGCGAGCCCGGTATTCGGTTTCGACAAACTCTTCGACGACTTTTATCACGTCGAATCCTCGATGCCTTACACCGAGGGCCTGTCGCCATCGAAGTTCTGGCACAAGTCTTCGACCGAGGACTGGACTCGCTACATTGAATTTCTCAAGTTGTGTGTTCAACACGACCACCCCGTGAAAAGCTTAGCAAATGGGGTCGCATCCCAGACGGAGAACCTGTTCCAGAAACTCCCAGTGGTGAAGCCCTTCGACGACGGCTGCAAGCGAATCCTGTCGCGTACACGCCGCGTACTGGACGAGTCAGAGCAGCCGATGTTCGTGTTCGTGAACATTATGGACGCCCACGGGCCGCTGACGAACGTCCGCGGCTACGATCAGTCGCTGATTGCGAAGGAACACCGCAACCGCAGTCCGGACATCGATGCGTTGGCGATGAACATGGACGGCACGTTCGACGAACACGAGGAAGACATCGCTTCCTATCGAGACCTCTACGCTGCTGCCGTGGAGTACACTACTCGACGGGTCGCCGAGTTCTGCAAGCGGGTCGACGACGACACGGCTGTTGTCGTCACGGCCGACCACGGCGAACAACTCGATGATGAAACCGGTGGGCGGCGATTCGGTCACGTTACGCCGGACATGGCGGAAACACTTCTGCACGTGCCGCTCACCGTCATCAATGCTGACCTCTCCGTGGACGAATCCAAGCCGATATCCCACTTGGACCTCGGGAACCTCGTCACGGCAATCGCTACTGAGACCGAGTTCGAGAAACGCCAGCCACTCACCGCAGAAGTCGCCGGCCTCGGCGTCGCACATCCTCCGAGTGACCATGAGGACTTTGACTACTGGAACCGCATGTCCCGATGCGTATACCTCGACGACGGCGCGTCAAAGTACGTCTGGAATTCGCTCGGTGTGGCGCGCCACTACGAACGTAACGGTGGCGAATACGTCCTAGAACACAAGGGCGACCCGGACCTCATCCCGGCGGACGCCACCGGACTGTTCACGAGGGATATCGGAGACATGAGAGCCGATGGGAAGACAGCGGACGTTGACGCCGCCGTCGAGTCGAAACTCGAAGAGCTGGGATACCTTTAA